The Winogradskyella schleiferi genome has a window encoding:
- a CDS encoding SixA phosphatase family protein, giving the protein MKTIILMRHGKSSWRHNVSDRERPLKTRGKNDAKLVAEEFIKKNDCPEVIFSSPANRALSTCKIFTKTLKIPENDITVIDDLYDFSGESVINFIKQLPNNLNEVMIFGHNHAFTSISNIFGDNFIDNLPTSGLVKINFENDNWKNLKQGTTEFIIIPKELK; this is encoded by the coding sequence ATGAAAACAATTATTCTAATGAGACATGGTAAGTCGTCATGGAGGCATAACGTTTCGGACCGAGAAAGACCCTTAAAAACCAGAGGTAAAAATGATGCTAAATTGGTTGCGGAGGAATTTATTAAAAAAAACGACTGTCCCGAAGTTATTTTTTCCAGTCCGGCAAATAGAGCACTTAGCACTTGTAAAATCTTTACTAAAACCTTGAAAATTCCAGAAAATGATATTACCGTAATTGATGATTTATATGATTTTAGTGGGGAAAGTGTTATCAATTTTATTAAACAGTTGCCAAATAATTTAAATGAGGTTATGATTTTTGGTCACAATCATGCTTTCACATCAATTTCTAATATATTTGGGGACAATTTTATAGATAATCTCCCAACAAGTGGTTTGGTTAAGATCAATTTTGAGAATGATAATTGGAAAAATCTCAAACAAGGAACAACGGAATTTATAATTATTCCTAAGGAATTAAAATAA
- the ppk1 gene encoding polyphosphate kinase 1, giving the protein MTKDKNIYINRELSWLKFNERVLQEAADKNVPLIERLRFLGIFSNNLDEFFKVRYATVKRIYEAGKGGKSELGGIKAGDLLEEITQIVIEHQSYSLEILDEINKELENENIYIIKETEIDTDHHEFIMNYFYQEISPALVVIMLNEDVALPELEDISAYLSVTMSSSKDKDQVALIEISSTMDRFIVLPSKGKNNYIIMLDDILRYCLDDIFNIFNYESISAYMIKITRDGELDFDSDLSKSFIDKLSESVKDRQSGAPVRFVYDKNIKQTTLEFLLKLMSIDEKESIIPGGRYHNRRDYMSFPSLGRTDLLYDKIKPLPVKGLSLEESIFKTIAKKDYLVYTPYHTFSYIVKFLREAALDPKVKSIKITIYRLAQISHVASSLINAAKNGKKVTVSIELRARFDEAANINYAEQMQDEGIKMLFGVAGLKVHCKMCVIEREENDKLVRYGFISTGNFNESTAKIYTDFTLMTSNSKILKDVNKVFDFFEVNYKVNRYKHIITSPHYTKSKIFALIDNEIVNAKNGKPAYIKLKMNSISSYKMIDKLYEASRAGVKIQMIVRGLCCLVPGIKGMSENIEIISIIDKFLEHTRLYIFSNQNNPKIYISSADWMTRNIDTRVEVSCPIYNEDIKHELQHLYDICWNDNVKARIINDKQDNTYRRNDNPKVRAQFDTYKYYLNNLEG; this is encoded by the coding sequence ATGACTAAAGACAAAAATATTTATATCAACAGAGAGCTAAGTTGGTTAAAATTTAATGAACGTGTATTGCAAGAGGCTGCAGATAAAAATGTTCCGTTGATTGAACGCTTGCGTTTCTTAGGTATTTTTTCGAATAATTTAGATGAATTCTTTAAAGTGAGATATGCCACTGTTAAACGAATTTATGAAGCTGGAAAAGGTGGTAAAAGTGAATTAGGTGGCATAAAAGCTGGCGATCTTTTAGAAGAAATCACTCAGATTGTCATAGAACATCAAAGTTATAGCTTAGAGATATTAGATGAAATTAATAAAGAACTTGAAAACGAGAATATTTATATCATCAAAGAGACTGAAATAGATACAGATCATCATGAGTTTATTATGAATTATTTTTATCAGGAAATTAGTCCTGCTTTAGTGGTCATAATGCTCAACGAAGATGTGGCCTTACCAGAACTCGAAGATATTTCGGCGTATTTAAGCGTCACAATGTCGAGTTCTAAAGACAAAGATCAGGTGGCTTTGATAGAAATATCTTCAACGATGGATCGCTTTATAGTACTTCCTAGTAAAGGAAAGAACAACTATATAATCATGCTGGATGATATATTAAGATATTGTTTAGATGATATCTTCAATATATTTAATTATGAAAGCATTAGCGCCTACATGATTAAAATTACACGAGACGGTGAATTGGATTTTGACAGCGATCTTAGTAAGAGTTTTATTGATAAGCTTTCCGAAAGTGTAAAAGACCGACAAAGTGGAGCGCCAGTGCGTTTTGTTTATGATAAAAATATTAAACAAACGACTTTAGAGTTTCTTTTAAAACTTATGTCAATTGACGAAAAAGAAAGTATTATTCCAGGTGGCCGTTACCATAATCGAAGGGATTATATGAGTTTTCCGAGTTTGGGAAGAACAGATTTACTTTACGATAAAATTAAGCCATTACCAGTAAAAGGACTTAGCCTAGAAGAAAGTATTTTTAAAACTATTGCGAAAAAAGATTACTTAGTTTATACGCCTTATCATACCTTCTCTTATATCGTTAAGTTTTTAAGGGAAGCAGCTTTAGATCCGAAAGTCAAATCCATAAAAATCACAATTTATAGACTGGCTCAGATTTCACATGTCGCAAGCTCTTTAATTAATGCGGCCAAAAATGGTAAAAAAGTAACGGTTTCAATCGAACTGAGAGCACGTTTTGATGAAGCCGCAAATATCAACTATGCAGAGCAGATGCAAGATGAAGGCATTAAGATGCTTTTTGGTGTTGCTGGTTTAAAAGTGCATTGTAAAATGTGCGTGATTGAACGTGAAGAAAATGATAAACTGGTGAGATATGGATTCATAAGTACAGGTAACTTCAATGAATCTACAGCAAAGATATATACGGATTTTACATTGATGACCTCAAATTCAAAAATCCTTAAAGACGTCAATAAAGTCTTTGATTTTTTTGAAGTTAATTACAAAGTAAATCGATATAAGCACATCATTACATCTCCTCACTATACTAAAAGCAAGATCTTTGCTTTAATCGATAATGAAATTGTAAATGCTAAAAACGGAAAACCAGCGTATATAAAATTAAAAATGAATAGCATCAGTAGCTATAAAATGATAGATAAGTTATACGAGGCAAGTAGAGCAGGCGTAAAAATACAAATGATAGTAAGGGGACTTTGTTGTTTAGTGCCTGGAATTAAAGGTATGAGCGAGAATATTGAAATCATCAGTATTATCGATAAATTCCTGGAGCATACACGATTATATATATTTTCGAATCAAAATAATCCAAAAATTTACATATCATCTGCGGATTGGATGACCAGAAACATTGATACTAGAGTAGAAGTGAGTTGTCCAATTTATAATGAAGATATAAAACATGAATTACAACATTTATATGATATCTGTTGGAATGATAATGTTAAAGCAAGAATCATTAACGACAAGCAGGACAATACCTATCGCCGGAACGACAATCCTAAAGTGAGAGCACAATTTGATACATATAAGTATTACTTAAACAATTTAGAAGGTTAA